GGTCGACACGGCCGAACAGGCGCGCGCGCTGGTGTCGGCCACGCGCTATCCGCCGCTGGGCATCCGCGGCGTCGGCAGTGCCGTGGGCCGCGCCTCGCAGTGGAGCGCGCGCACCGACTACCTCGACATCGCCGACGCGGAAGTCTGCCTGCTGGTGCAAGCGGAAACCGTGGCGGCGCTCTCCAACCTGGCGCAGATCTGCGATGTGGACGGCATCGACGGCGTCTTCATCGGCCCCGCCGACCTTGCCGCGTCGATGGGCCACCGCGGCAAGCCCGGGCATCCGGAGGTGCAGGCCGCGATCGAAACCGCCATGCGCACCATCGTGGCTTCGGGCAAGGCCGCAGGCACGCTGACCTCCGACCCGAAGCTGGCGCGGCGCTACCTGGAGCTGGGCTGCAGCTTCGTCGCGGTGGGTGTCGACGTGCTGCTGTTCGCGGGCGCGGCCCGCAAGCTCGCGGCCGACTTCAGCGGCGCGCCGCCTGCCGCCGAGCCGGCCTCGCGCGCGGCCTACTGAACGACGGCCTCGGCGCGAGGAGACAAACCTAAGGAAGGTTCTCGCGAAAGATCACCTGGCTGCGCGTGGTTTCCACGCCGCTGAGCGCTTCGCGCTTGTCGCGCAGATTGGCGAAGATGCGCACGCAGTTCATCAGCGTGGTGTGCGGGCTCTGCGTGATCACCGCATCCATGCTGCCATCGATCAGCAGCGTGCGCGTGTCAGGCGTGAGTCCGTGCCCGATGAACACCACCTTCTGCTCGCGCCCCGCTTCCTTCAGCGCCCGCGCCACGCCGTCGGATGCGCCACCGATGTTGTAGATGCCGCCCATGTCGGGGTACTGCTCCAGCAGCGCGCGCGTCTGCCGGTAGTTCTTGCCGGCATCGTCCTGGCCTTCGCGCAGGCCCACCACTTCGAGCCGCGGAAACATCTCGTCGATCACGTGCAGGAAGCCGGCCTCGCGCTCCTCGTGCGCCTTGTAGCTCAAGCTGCCCGCGATGAGCGCGACCTTCGCGGCGCGCGCGCCGATGAAACGGCCGATGAGGTAGCCCGCGGTGCGGCCGGCCGCGCGGTTGTCCAGCCCCACGAAGGCCGCGCGCTCGGAGTTCGACAGGTCCGAGATCAGCGTGACCACCGGCAGCCCGCGCGCCGCCAGCGCGGCCACCGCCTCGCGCACCGCGGGGTGCTCCAGCGCCATCATCGCGATGCCGTCGCAGCGCTGGCCATGGCGGCGCAGCGCGTCGGCCAGTTCGTGCGGGTTGAAGCTCTCGATGAACACCGTGCGGCACTGCACGTTGAACGGCGCCCAGTGCTCCTGCGAATAGCCGACCATGTCGCCCAGCATGCGGATGAAGCGGTTGGTGCCGGCCGGCAGCAAAAACACCAGCCTGAGGGGCGGCGGCGTGAGCGCGGCATAGAGCTCCGGGCCAGGCAGGTAGTCGAGCTCGCCCGCAGCCTTGAGCACGCGCTGCACCGTGGCGTCGCGCACGCCGGGGCGGCGGTTGAGCACGCGGTCGACGGTGGCGGTCGAGACCTGCGCCGCACGCGCGATGTCGACCACGCGCGCGCGCCGCGCATCGGTTGAAGGGTTATCCCGCATACATCAAAAACCATCAAGTTCGAGTTTGACCCGGATGATGCATCCTTTTATCTTCCCTGTGGCTCTCATCCAATGGTGCATCAGATTGCATCAACCGCATTCCGAAGATCCTGGAGACAAAGACATGACATCGCTGACCCGCCGCAGTGCCTTGCGCACGCTTTCCGCCCTCCCCGCCGCCGGCATCGTGAGCGCCCTGCCGCGCATCGCCCGCGCGGCCGAGTTCTCGTACAAGTACGGCAACAACCTGCCGCTCAGCCATCCGCTGAACATCCGCGCGCAGGAGGCGGCCGACCGCATTGCCAAGGAAAGCAAGGGCCGGGTCGAGATCAAGATCTTCCCCAACAACCAGCTCGGCGGCGACACCGACATGCTGGCGCAGGTGCGCTCGGGCGGCATCGAGTTCTTCACGCCGTCCGCGCTGGTGATTGCCACGCTGGTGCCGGTGGCCGCCATCAACGCCGTGGGCTTCGCGTTCAACGACTACGGCCAGGTGTGGGGCGCCATGGACGGCCAGCTCGGCGCGCACGTGCGCGGCGCCATCGCCAAGTCGCGCCTCCATGCCTTCGAGAAGATGTGGGACAACGGCTTTCGCCAGACCACCAGCAGCAAGGCCGCGGTCACCAACGCCAAGGACATGGACGGCCTGAAGATCCGCGTGCCCGTGAGCCCGCTGTCGATTTCGATGTTCAAGGGCCTGGGCGCCGCGCCCGCGAGCCTGCAGTTCAGCGAGGTGTATTCCGCGCTGCAGACGAAGATCGTCGATGCGCAGGAGAACCCGCTGCCGATCATCCAGGTGGCCAAGCTGTTCGAGGTGCAGAAGTTCTGCTCGCTCACCAACCACATCTGGGACGGCTACTGGTTCATTGCCAACGGCCGCGCCTGGGAGGCGTTGCCCGACGACCTCAAGACCATCGTCTCGCGTGCCATCAACGACGCCGGCATGCAGCAGCGCGAAGACATCAAGAAGCTCAACGAATCGGTCGTCGGCGACCTGCAGGCCAAGGGCCTCAGCATCAACCGCCCGGTGGCCGAGAGCTTTCGCGCCAAGCTGCGCGAGTCGGGCTTTTATGGCGAGTGGAAGGGCCGCTTCGGCCCCGAGGCGTGGGCGCTGCTCGAAGGCGCCGTCGGCAAGCTGGCCTGACCGCCCATGGTGCATGAATCCACTTTCGAGGCCGCGCCTTTCGTGGGCGCCGGCCCGTCCGCCAACGCGCTGAGCGGCATGGCCGGGCGCGCCGACCGCGTGCTGGGCGGCGCGGTCGAGGCCGTGGCCGCGCTGCTGGTGCTGGCCGAGATCTGCGTGCTGTTCGCGGGCGTGGTGTCGCGCTATGTGTTCCATGCGCCGCTGGTGTGGTCGGACGAGCTCGCGTCGATCCTGTTCCTGTGGCTCTCGATGCTCGGCGCGGTGGTGGCGTTGCGGCGCGGCGAGCACATGCGCATGACGGCGCTGCTGCAGAAGGTGCAGCCGCACACGCGGGCGATGCTCGACGCCTTTGCCATCGCGGCTTCGGTCGCGTTCCTGGTGCTGATCATCTGGCCGTCGATCGACTACGCGCACGAGGAGTCGTTCATCGTCACGCCCGCGCTGGAGATCAGCAACGCCTGGCGCGCCGCGGCCATTCCAACGGGCATCGGCATCATGCTGGCGATGGCGCTGCTGCGCCTTTTGCGCGTGTGCACCGGGCGGCAGATCGCAGTCGCGGTGCTCGGCATGGCGGCGCTGGTGGCGGCTTTCTGGCTGGCTGCGCCGCTGTTCGCGACGCTCGGCAAGTTCAACCTCGTGATCTTCTTTGTGGTGGTGGTGGCGGCCACGGTGCTTTCGGGCGTGCCCATCGCGTTCTCGTTCGCGCTGGCCACCTTCGGCTACCTGGCGCTCACCACGCGCACGCCGCTGCTGGTGATGGTGGGGCGCCTGGACGAAGGCATGTCGCACCTGATCCTGCTCGCGGTGCCGCTCTTCATCTTCCTGGGCGCGCTGATCGAGATGACGGGCATGGCGCGCGCCATGATCCAGTTTCTTGCGAGCCTGCTGGGCCACGTGCGCGGCGGCCTCTCGTATGTGCTGATCGGAGCGATGTACCTGGTGTCGGGCATCTCGGGCTCCAAGATCGCCGACATGGCGGCCATTGCGCCCGTGCTGTTCCCCGAGATGGTCAAGCGCGGCGCCAAGCCCGGCGACCTGGTGGCGCTGCTGTCGGCCACCGGCGCGCAGACCGAGACCATTCCGCCGTCGATCGTGCTCATCACCATCGGCTCGGTCACGGGCATTTCCATCGCGGCGCTCTTCACCGGCGGGCTGCTGCCCGCCGTGGTGCTGGGCGCCGCGCTGTGCGCGGTGGTGTGGTGGCGTTACCGGCGCGAAGACCTGAGCGGCGTGCAGCGCCACAGCAGGCGCGAGGTCGGCAAGCTGCTGCTGGTTGCGTTGCCCGCGGTGCTGCTGCCCTTCGTGATCCGCGCCGCCGTGGTCGAGGGCGTGGCCACGGCCACCGAGGTGTCGACCATCGGCATTGTTTACTCGGCCATCGTCGGGCTCTTCGTGTACCGGCAGTTCGACTGGAAACGGCTCAAGCCGATGCTGGTCGACACGGCCTCGCTCTCGGGCGCGATCATCTTCATTGTCGGCTGCGCCACGGCCATGGCCTGGGGCCTCACGCAGTCGGGCTTCTCGCAGGACCTGGCACGCGTCATGGGCGCGCTGCCGGGCGGCGCCTACGGCTTCCTGGCCGTGTCGATCGTGGCCTTCATCGTGCTGGGCAGCGTGCTCGAGGGCATTCCGGCCATCGTGCTGTTCGGGCCGTTGCTGTTTCCCATTGCCAAGGCCGCGGGCGTGCACGAGGTGCACTACGCCATGGTCGTGATCTTCGCGATGGGCATCGGCCTGTTCGCGCCGCCCTTCGGCGTGGGCTACTACGGCGCCTGCGCCGTCAGCAAGGTCAACCCCGACGAAGGCATCAGGCACATCTGGGGCTACATCGCCGCGATGCTGGTGGGCCTGGTGATCGTGGCCGCGTTCCCGTGGTTCTCGACCGGTTTTCTCAAGTTCTGATCACAACAACACACTCACATCAACGGAGCCAACCGCAATGAGTCGATTCCTCGGCGAGATCCGCCAGCTGGGCTATGTCGTGCACGACATCGAAGCCGCCATGGACTACTGGAGCACCACGCTGGGCGTGGGCCCGTGGTTCTACAACCCCAAGGTGCCGATCAAGAACTACCGCTACAACGGCCAGGCGCACGAGCCTCACAACTCGGTGGCGTTGGCCAACTCGGGCTATGTGCAGGTCGAGCTGATCCAGACGCGCAACGACGTGCCCTCGATGTACCGCGACTTCCTGCAGGCCGGCCGCACCGGGCTGCAGCACGTGGCCTACTGGACGGCCGACTACGACGCCGACCTCGCGCGCCTCACCGCGCAGGGCTTCAAGCCTGTGATGAGCGGCGAGGTGGGCGAGCGCGGGCGCTTCATCTACTTCGACACCGAGTACCACCCGGGCACGGTCATCGAGCTGTCCGAAGTGGCGGGCCCCAAGGGCAAGATGTTCGACCTGATCCGCAACGCCTCCGAAGGCTGGGACGGCAGCGAGCCGGTGCGGCCCTTTCCCGATCTGAGCAAGCTGTGACCGTGACTGAACGCATCCGCGCGCGCTACCTGATCGAGACGCCGCTGGACCCGGCCGCCGTGGCCGAGGTGATGGCCGGCGAACAATCGTGCGGCACCTTCACGCGCGTGGGGGGCGAGACCGACGCGCTGCGCGAACGCGCGCGCGCCACCGTCGAGGCGATCACCGAGCTTGTGCCTGCCGAAGTACCGAGCCTGCCCAACGCGCTGCTCGAACGCAAGGGCACGCGCGGCCCGTGGCGGCGTGCGCACGTCGACATCTCTTTTCCGATGTCGAACATCGGCGCCAACCTGCCGACGCTCGCGGCCACGGTGTCAGGCAACCTCTACGACCTGGGCGAAGTGACGGGCCTGCGGCTCGAATCGCTGCAGCTTCCTGCCGCCTACCGCACGCAATTCGAAATGCCGCGCATCGGCATCGCGGGCACGCGGCGCGCCACCGGCGTGGCCAGCGGCGCGCTGGTCGGCACCATCATCAAGCCAAACGTGGGACTGTCCGCGAACGAGACCGCCGAGCTGGTCGCCAGGCTCTGCGCCGCGGGCGTCGACTTCATCAAGGACGACGAGGTGTGTGCCGACCCCGCGCATGCGCCGCTCGCCGAGCGCGTACCCGCGGTGATGGCCGTGGTGCGCGCACACCAGCAGCGCACCGGCAAGCACGTGATGGTGGCCTTCAACATCACCGACGAAACCGATGCGATGAAGCGGCATGCCGACCTGGTCGAGCGCGAAGGCGGATCGTGCGTGATGGCCAGCCTCAACTGGTGCGGCCATTCGGGCATGCAGACCCTGCGCCGCCACACCGGCCTGGCGCTGCACGGCCACCGCAACGGCTACGGCGCGCTGTCGCGCCATCCGCTGCTGGGCATTTCGTTCCAGGCCTATCAAACGCTCTGGCGGCTGGCCGGCGTCGACCACATGCACGTGCACGGCCTGCAGGGCAAGTTCTCGCAGCCCGACAGCGAAGTCGTCGAATCGGCGCGCGACTGCTTCACGCCGCTGACCGATGCCGCCGACGACCGCGTGATGCCGGCCTTCTCGTCGGGCCAATGGGCCGGCACCGTGCCCGCCACCTGGGCCGCCATCGGCATCGACGACCTGCTCTTCATGGCCGGCGGTGGCATCCTCGCGCATCCCGATGGCGCAGCGGCCGGCGTCACGAGCATCCGCCAGGCCTGGTCGGCCGCGCGCGCCGGCATCGCGCTGCAAGAAGCCGCCCGCGGCGCGCCCGAACTGGCGCGCGCGCTGGCCTTCTTCGGCAGGCCGTGATGCCGGCCGCTCAAGTGCCGGCCATCGTCTACTACGGCGACGATTTCACCGGCGCCACCGACACCCTTGGCACCGCCGCGCGCGCAGGCCTGCGGGCCCTGCTGTTCCTGAACACGCCCGATGCCGCGCGGCTCGCGCAAGCCGGCCCGCTCGACGTGCTGGGCATTGCAGGCGCCGCCCGCGCCATGGCGCCCGAAGCCATGCAGGCCGAGCTGGCCCCGGTCGCCGCGCTGTTCCGCTCGCTCAGCGCGCGCGTGCTGCACTACAAGACCTGCTCGACCTTCGACAGCGCGCCGCACATCGGCTCCATCGGCGCAGCCGTGCGCGCGCTGCGCGGCGCCGTCGAACAACCCTGGACCGCGATCGTCGGCGGCCAGCCCAACATCGGCCGGCATTGCCTGTTCGGCCACCTGTTCGCCGCGGCCGGCGCGGGCGGCGAGGTGTTTCGCATCGACCGGCATCCGACGATGAGCCGGCACCCGGTCACGCCGATGCACGAGGCGGACCTGAGGCTGCACCTGGCGGCGCAGGGCTTGGCCGGCATGCACTCCATTCCTTTCACGGCCGCCTCACGGGGCCCGGATGCGCTCGGCGAGGCGCTGCAGCGCGCACTGCGCCTGCCCTCCGCTGTGGCCGATGCCGATGATGCCCAGGCCGTGCTGTTCGACGTGGCCGATGCCCCGCAGCTCGCGGCCATCGGCCATGTGCTGTGGTCCGAGGCCCGGCGCGCCACGCTGCTTGCCGTGGGCCCGAGCAGCGTGGTCGATGCGCTGGCCAGCGCGCTCGGCACGCGCAGCGATTCGCCGGCCGACTCGCGCCACGTCACTCCCGCGCGCGGCCCCGTGCTCGTGCTTGCCGGAAGCCTGTCGCCCGTGACGGCGCGGCAGGTGGCGGCGGCACGCTCGTTCGACACCGTGTGGCTCGATGCGCCACGGCTCGCGCAACGCGACGCGGCCACGCTGGAGCGCCATGCCCGCGAGATCGCGCAGGGCCTTGCCCGCGGCCGCCACATGCTGGCCTGCACCCGCCCCGCCGAGCAGACGCCCACCGAGGGCCACAACGTCGATGCCCAGTCCCTCTCCCGCGCCGGCGGCGACCTGCTGGCCAAGGTGCTGGCGATGGCGCCGCTGCACCGCGTCGGCATTGCCGGAGGCGACACTTCGAGCCACGCCGTGCAGGCGCTCGATGCGTGGGGGCTCTCCTATGTGGCCGACATGGGCGCCGGCGCCTCGCTGTGCCGCGTGCACAGCGACGACGCCGCGCTCGACGGCATGGAGATCATGCTCAAGGGCGGCCAGATGGGCTCGGACGATGTGTTCGAGCGCCTGGTGCATGGTGATGCGGGCAGCGGCCCGCTTTCGTGAGAGAGAGAGCGAGAGGCAGGCGTTCAGGCGAACGCGTAGGGACCGGCAAAGTCTCCGATATGGCTCAGGTGGCTGACCACGCCCTGCCGCTCGTCCCACAGATGCAGCATGCAGCTGCGCGGCCCGACATGGGATTGCGGCGGCGCACCGGGGCGCAGCTGCAATGCGATCTCCGTCGTGGTGCTCGGGCATGAACAGACCACGGTTCCACCCCAGCGGCGCAGCATCGTGCGGTGCACATGCCCGCACAGCACCAGTTCGACATTCGGCGCGCTCCGCACCACGTCTTCGAGCTGCTGCGCCTCCATGCAGCGGTAGGCATCCACATAGGGAATGCCGCTCGTGAAGGGCGGGTGATGCAGCATCAGCAGCGTGGGCTTGACGGTGTCTTTTGCCAGCGTGCGCGCAAGCCACGCGAGGCCTTCGGTGTCGATGTGGCCGTGGTGCTTTCCGGTAACGCACGAGTCCAGCCCGATGATGCGCACCGCATGGTCGTCCAGGCACCACTGCAGCGGCCCCGCCTTGGGCAGGTAGGCGTGGTCGCTGAACGCAGCGCGAAAGCTCTCGCGATGGTCATGGTTGCCGGGAATGACGAGAAACGGAATGCGCGAGGCAGAAAGCAGCATGCGCGCCATCTCGTATTCTTCGGCGCGGCCTTCGTCGACCAGGTCGCCCGTGAGCACAAGCAGATCAGGGAGACGGTCGAGCGCGTGCAGATGCGCGAGCGCCTCGGCAAACATCCTGTTGGAGTCGACAACGCCTTGGTACAGTTCGCCTTTGGCGCGAATGTGCGGATCGGACAGCTGGGCGATGAGCATTTGGCTCCTCGAAAAACAGGCTGCCATGGTGTCTCCACGGAAGGAGTGCAGCCATACGCCTGTTGGCGTAGTTGTTCGAGTACCAGCAAGCGGTCTCATGCCGTCGACGGATGGCCCTGGCCCGCGCTCTCGATGGGGATTCACATGGTGTATCACTTCGGCCGTCCAACATGCTGCAACCCGCCGGACGGCAGCCCGTCATTTCTGCATGACCATGCGATACAGCGCATTGATTGCGGGGGTTGGAACCTTGGAACCCGACCGCAAATCTTGCGGCTCGTCGTACACCGATTCGTATCGGATGATGGTTGTGACGCCCTCTCCGCCAACCAGCTTGACGAGTTCGGCAAAACATGGGGCGCTGTTTTCGGCACTGGTCAGGCGCAGCAAGGAAAGCTCGTCGCCCGCCTTGATGGGCGTCTCGGTTCGCGGCCAACCTGTCGCAAAACAGTCGGCCTTCAGGCGCGCCGCCGACAGCGCCTCGGCCCAACGATCAGGACCCAATCCCGAAAATACGCCACGCCCCGATTCGACGGTGAATTCCTTGATGATGGCCGGACCCAGCCCGGTGTTCGTCAGATACAGGCCATTGCGCCCTCCCGGCCCTTTGAGCTGGGGAACCAACTGCAGCATCGGCTTGACTGTCAGGCGGTTATGCGTGCGCGATATCTCGATTTGCTGCCATGCGAAACACGTAGCGGCCAGCGAGAGTACGCAGGCGGCAATGGATACAGTGGTCTGGATTGCGATGTGACTCATTTGAATTGAGGTTGTCCTGAGATATCAAGCGGGAGGAAAAGGGCAGCGCTTGCCTGCGCTTCTTGCCGTCTCGCCCACGGCCACGAGTGCGCCGCGGCTGGCGCTGAAGACGAGGCGGTGGGCTTGGCGGTTCACGGGACGGCGGCTTTGCTTGCGGTGGGAATACCGTCAATACATCCGCACATTGCGTGAAATGTTTAGCGCTAGGCTAAACCCGCCGAATCTGCGGCGGATGAGCTGTGATGTTCTTGCTGCTCGATGTGCACGGCGACCACACCACCGTGGACCACAGTTGGGTGGCCGAGCACATCAAGGCGGATGCGCAGGAGATCGCCGAGCGCAGACGCACGATGCGCCGGCGCCCACCCCGCTTCTTCGCGGTCGGCCACACCTGGGCGCTGGACCTGAGCTTCATGGTCAACGCGCAGGGCTTCACCTTCGCCATGCTGGGCATCATCGACCACGGCTCGCGCCGCTTGCTGTGCCTGAAGCAGTTGCCGCGCAAATGCACGCTGGCACTGCTGGGCCATCTGTTCCTGACGATGGCGCGCTATGGTGTGCCGGCGGTGATCCGCACCGACAACGAGTCGATGTTTGCCAGCGTGCTCTGGCGCACGATGCTGGCGGCGTTGGGCGTTTGCCATCGGCGCAGCCGGCCGGGCTGCCCGTGGGACAACGGGCGCATCGAGCGCCTGTTCGGCACGCTCAAGTCGCTGCTCAGATCGATCCGACCTCACACCGTCCAAGCCTTGCGCACCTCGCTCAAGGAGTTCACCTGGTTCTACAACCATGTGCGGGTGCACCAGAATCTCAAGGGGCTGACGCCGATGGAAACCTGGAACGGCAACACGCTGGCCGACCATGACTGTTCGTATGCAAGCTAACATCGCTCGCCCGCGCCCACCAGGCGCATGCGTTGTCCATTTCTGCACAGAAAGGCGGACACGTTGAAATCCGTTCTTGTCGTTTGCATCGGCAACATCTGCCGAAGCCCGATGGCGCATGTCCTGCTCGCCGATGCGTTGCCAGAGATCACCGTGTCGTCGGCCGGCACGGGTGCGTTGATAGGCCACCCCGCGGACTCCATCGCCCAGCAATTGATGGCCGCGCGCGGCCTCGACCTGAGTGCCCACCGCGCGAGGCAGATCACCCAGCCGATGTGCGTCCAGGCCGACCTGATCCTCACCATGGACGAGGGGCAGCGTCGCCACATCGAAAACAGCTACCCGCTCACGCGCGGCCGGGTCTTTCGCCTTGCCGAAACCGCCAAGCTGAATATCCCTGACCCCTACCGCATGGGCCAGGAAGCCTTCGAGCACGCACTTCAACTCATTGACGCCGGCGTCAAGACATGGGCCGAACGCATTCGGCAATTCAAATGAACACTCCTGCTGCCACTACTTCCAACGCGGCGCGGGCCGGCCAGCCTGCTGCGTCCTCCGCTGCAAAGACGAACGATGACGAGATCAACCTCTCGGAATATTTCGACATCCTGATCGACCACAAGTGGCGTATTCAACAAGTGACCAGGATCACCTTTTCAGAGCTATCTAACGTGTCTTACCTTTTGCTACCCATCTTTTGTCGAAAATGTGAATGCGTGCCCATTTTTTTCTTGCGACCGGGGAACGCAGATCAGCGATCAGCAGGCGGTCAGGTGTGACATATCCAATGCTCAAAAAGACCCTTCGGGAGGGCATTTGTTGTTTACATCCATGTACACCTTCGCAATCGACACCGGAATCTTCGTAGCTGGCGCCTTTCTGGGTGTCCTGGTCATGTGCCTGCTCCAGGTTTCGCGGTCTGACGACTGACGCCGTCACCCTCGCAGCACCGGTTCACTGTTGTTTCTGCGCGTCAGGGCAGAAAGCCCCGCGCGACGGACGCTCAAGGGCCAGAGGGCCCCTGCCCCCACGGAAATCCGTGATGGATTTGGCACAACCACTTATTAAATACAAGCACTTGTTCGTGACAATACGTACTTGCGGCTACATTTTGTAAGTCGGAAGTGGCCATTGATTCAGCGTAACGAGCACCGGCAATCCAAACCGACTGCCGTTCTTGTTGTCGATTGCTTCTGCACACCCGCCTCTTTGCGGGTGGTACAGCCAGAAGGAATTCGCCGCGTTCCGGTGTTCTCGGCCCCTCTGTAGGGGCCGCCTTTCTAGCCATTTATCAGCTCGTTCCTGGTGGACGGGCTCCCCCGTGGGCAAGTACCGCGCGTGCAACCAAAGCACGACGGTTTGAAGCGCGTCAGTTGACTTTTGGAAACAAAAGTATCGATAATAACACTCTGAGAACTATTTAGTTACTTAGCCGAGGGCGAGTTCAAGCGCCTGTCTTTTCAACATCTCATCTAACCCGTCAGCGTCATCATGAAAAAACTCTCCCTCATCGTTGCAGCGACCCTTGCAGTCACCACCAGCGCAGTACTGGCGGCCACGGGCCCGGCCACTGCCACGTTCCAGGTTCTGATCAATGTCGCCAAGGCCTGCTCGGTTGTGGCGGGC
This genomic window from Variovorax paradoxus contains:
- a CDS encoding DUF3789 domain-containing protein, whose amino-acid sequence is MYTFAIDTGIFVAGAFLGVLVMCLLQVSRSDD